In Deltaproteobacteria bacterium, the genomic stretch CGGCGCGCAGGCGTGCGCGGAGGCGTTTCGCGCGCGGGCGCCGGACGCCGACGCGATCGTCGTGTCCGACGCGCTGCCGCTCACCGGCAGCGTCTACCAGGCGTCGAAGCTCGTCGCGGCGGTCGCGCCGAAGCTGCGGCCGGGCGGGCGCATCGTCGTCGCCGCGCAGTGCCCGCACGGCACCGGGCCCGTCGACGTGGTCAATCGAGGCATCTACGAGATCGGCTTGCGGCCGCGGCTGCCGGACCGACACGAGCTGCTGCTCGTGTCCGACCTGCCCGGTGCGGAGGTGGCGCGGACCTACTTCGTCCCGGCCGCGTCGGTCGAAGCGGCGCTCGACGGCGTGCGCGGCGACGTGCTGGTCGTGACGCGCGGAGGGGACGTCCTGTGGTGACCGCGACGGGCGCGTCGCGCGCGGGAGCGATGTGATGGACGCCGGCGCCGCACTGCGCGCGTACGTCGACCTGCTGTTGCGGTGGAACGCGCGCATCAACCTGACCGCCGCGCGCACGGCCGACGCGGTCGCCCTGCACATCGACGACTCGCGCGCCGCGGCGGCGCACGTGCCCGCCGGCGCGCGCCGGCTCGTCGACGTCGGCAGCGGCGCCGGGTTTCCCGGGCTGGTGATCGCGGTGGTGCGGCCGGACGTGGCGGTGACCCTGCTCGAGCCGGTGCACAAAAAGCGCGCATTCCTGGCGGCGGCGATCCGCGAGCTGGGACTGGCCAACGCGCGCGCGGTCGCGCAGCGGCTGGAGGACCACCCCGATCGCGACTACGACGTCGCGGTGTCGCGCGCGACGTGGGCCGCGAACGAGTGGATCCGCCGCGCCCGGCCGTACGTGCGGCCCGGCGGGGTGGTGCTCGCGATGGAGGGACGCGAGCGCATCGCGCTGCCGGCCGGCGCGCGGCGCCATCCGTACCGGGTCGGCGAGCGCGACCGCGCGATCCTGGTCGTGCCGGTGGGACCGGGCGGATCGGCGGGGGACTGAACGGCCCGCCCCGAACGGGTGCGCGGCACCCGGCCGCGGGGCGTCGCCGCCGCGCGCGGCCCCGGGCACGCGCCGGCACGCGAGTTCTCGTAACCGACCTGAATGCAAAGGATTGTTGCGCAGTCGCGGCGGCGCGCTCGATCGGTGCCGGTTTCGCTTGACGGAGGCGCGCCG encodes the following:
- the rsmG gene encoding 16S rRNA (guanine(527)-N(7))-methyltransferase RsmG, which codes for MMDAGAALRAYVDLLLRWNARINLTAARTADAVALHIDDSRAAAAHVPAGARRLVDVGSGAGFPGLVIAVVRPDVAVTLLEPVHKKRAFLAAAIRELGLANARAVAQRLEDHPDRDYDVAVSRATWAANEWIRRARPYVRPGGVVLAMEGRERIALPAGARRHPYRVGERDRAILVVPVGPGGSAGD